TAGAAGCAGAAAATGTAAGCAATAGAGATTTACTAGTTTACATCAAATATTGCCAACACAAAGAAATGCAGCAAATAACCATAGAAAGATATTTCAATGCAATCAAGCTATTTTATGCCTTTAAAGTAAGCACAGGAACAATAAAAAGCAATCCAGTAACCAACATCAAAATCCAAGGAATAAAACGGAAGAAACTCTATCACACTTTTACAGCAATAGAACTCAATCAAATTTACAACAACTACAATCCCGAAACCATACCACGCAATCAAGGCAGAAACCCTAAAATACATTTGCTCATAGAACAACGAAATAAAGTAATGTTAGGACTGTTTGTTTATCAAGGAATCCAATCTTCAGAACTAAGCAAATTAGAAATAGAACATATTAAATTACGAGAAGGACAAATAGAAATACCAGGAACAAAAAGAAGCAATACAAGAATCTTACAATTAGAATCCCAACAAGTATTAGATATTTACAACTACATTTTACAAGGGAGACCAGAAATACTAAAACTAAGCAAACAAGAAACAGAACAGCTCTTCATTAGTCCAAAAGGAGGAAAAGACCAAAGCAATTACATTAGTGCTTTAATGCGAGAGTTGAAAAGGCAAAACAGTAA
The sequence above is a segment of the Flavobacteriales bacterium genome. Coding sequences within it:
- a CDS encoding site-specific integrase; the encoded protein is MTYNEYLKQNQYAKSTIKSNEIMVLNFITWLDQQNIEAENVSNRDLLVYIKYCQHKEMQQITIERYFNAIKLFYAFKVSTGTIKSNPVTNIKIQGIKRKKLYHTFTAIELNQIYNNYNPETIPRNQGRNPKIHLLIEQRNKVMLGLFVYQGIQSSELSKLEIEHIKLREGQIEIPGTKRSNTRILQLESQQVLDIYNYILQGRPEILKLSKQETEQLFISPKGGKDQSNYISALMRELKRQNSNIKNAQQLRTSVIVKWLKQYNLRETQYKAGHRFISSTESFLVNETEGLQEEVNQFHPLG